A region of Dioscorea cayenensis subsp. rotundata cultivar TDr96_F1 chromosome 5, TDr96_F1_v2_PseudoChromosome.rev07_lg8_w22 25.fasta, whole genome shotgun sequence DNA encodes the following proteins:
- the LOC120261379 gene encoding 70 kDa peptidyl-prolyl isomerase-like isoform X1, with protein MDEDFDFSAGDEMMNDGMGMPNEPPALKVGEEKEIGKDGLKKKLVKEGEGWETPEVGDEVEVHYTGTLLDGTQFDSSRDRGTPFKFKLGQGQVIKGWDEGIKTMKKGENAIFTIPSELAYGSSGSPPTIPPNATLQFDVELLSWASVKDICKDGGVFKKIIKEGEKWENPKDLDEVLVKYEARLDSGTVISKSDGVEFTVKEGFFCPALSKAVKTMKKAEKVLLTVKPQYGFGEKGRPASGDEGAVPPGATLNIDLELVSWKTVTEVGDDKKILKKVLKEGEGYEHPNEGAVVRVKLVGKLADGTVFVKKGHDDEEPLEFKTDEEQVIDGLDQAVLTMKKGEVALLTIPPEHAFGATESKQDLAIVPPNSTVSYEVELVSFEKEKESWDLNTAEKIEAAGRKKDEGNALFKAGKYARASKRYEKAAKFIEYDSSFSDEEKKQAKALKVTCNLNNAACKLKLKDYKQAEKLCTKVLEIDSCNVKALYRRAQAYIHLVDLDLAEVDIKKALEIDPNNRDVKLEYRTLKEKVKEYNKKDAKFYGNIFAKMSKLDHMESNKDEESKQEPMTIDSAA; from the exons CTCAGCTGGCGATGAGATGATGAACGACGGCATGGGTATGCCCAATGAACCCCCGGCTCTGAAGGTCGGTGAGGAGAAGGAGATCGGCAAGGATGGCCTCAAGAAGAAGCTCGTCAAGGAGGGTGAGGGCTGGGAAACCCCTGAGGTTGGCGATGAGGTTGAAG TGCACTACACGGGAACGCTTCTCGACGGGACCCAGTTCGATTCGAGCCGTGATCGCGGGACGCCGTTCAAGTTTAAGCTTGGCCAAG GTCAAGTAATCAAGGGATGGGATGAAGGAATTAAGACAATGAAGAAGGGAGAGAATGCAATCTTCACTATTCCTTCTGAACTAGCATATGGTTCTTCTGGTTCTCCTCCCACAATCCCTCCAAATGCTACACTTCAATTTGATGTTGAGCTCCTCTCTTGGGCAAGTGTTAAAGACATATGCAAGGATGGTGGCGTTTTCAAGAAGATTATTAAGGAGGGAGAGAAGTGGGAGAATCCAAAAGAccttgatgaagttcttg TGAAATATGAGGCCCGGCTTGACAGTGGAACTGTCATCTCCAAGTCTGATGGGGTTGAATTCACTGTTAAAGAAG GGTTCTTCTGTCCTGCATTGTCAAAGGCTGtgaaaaccatgaagaaagCTGAAAAGGTTCTGCTCACTGTTAAGCCGCAAT ATGGATTTGGTGAGAAAGGTAGGCCAGCCAGTGGTGATGAAGGTGCTGTGCCACCTGGCGCAACACTTAACATAGATCTTGAGTTAGTCTCATGGAAGACTGTCACTGAAGTTGGGGATGATAAGAAGATTCTCAAGAAGGTGCTCAAAGAAGGAGAGGGTTATGAACATCCTAATGAAGGGGCAGTTGTTAGAG TGAAATTGGTTGGAAAGCTAGCAGATGGCACGGTGTTTGTGAAGAAGGGTCATGATGATGAGGAGCCACTTGAATTTAAGACAGATGAAG AACAAGTGATAGATGGACTTGACCAAGCTGTGTTGACAATGAAGAAGGGTGAAGTTGCTCTTTTGACGATCCCTCCCGAACATGCATTTGGAGCCACAGAATCAAAGCAGGATCTAGCTATTGTTCCACCCAATTCAACTGTGTCCTATGAGGTCGAACTTGTCTCCTTTGAGAAG GAAAAAGAGTCGTGGGACTTGAACACTGCAGAGAAGATTGAAGCAGCTGGCAGGAAGAAGGATGAAGGTAATGCCTTGTTCAAAGCGGGAAAATATGCAAGGGCTTCTAAGAGATACGAGAAG GCAGCAAAGTTCATTGAATATGACTCCTCGTTCAGTGATGAGGAGAAGAAGCAGGCGAAAGCACTGAAAGTTACATGCAACCTTAACAATGCAGCTTGTAAGCTTAAGCTTAAAGACTACAAGCAGGCAGAGAAGCTTTGCACCAAG GTGTTGGAGATCGATAGCTGTAATGTGAAAGCCTTGTACAGAAGGGCACAGGCATATATACATCTTGTTGATCTGGATTTGGCAGAGGTGGACATTAAGAAGGCACTCGAGATTGATCCTAACAACAG GGATGTGAAGCTGGAGTACAGAACTCTCAAGGAGAAGGTGAAAGAGTATAACAAGAAAGATGCGAAATTCTATGGCAACATCTTTGCGAAGATGAGCAAATTAGACCATATGGAATCAAAT aAGGATGAGGAATCAAAACAGGAGCCAATGACCATTGACAGTGCAGCATAA
- the LOC120261379 gene encoding 70 kDa peptidyl-prolyl isomerase-like isoform X2 has protein sequence MDEDFDFSAGDEMMNDGMGMPNEPPALKVGEEKEIGKDGLKKKLVKEGEGWETPEVGDEVEVHYTGTLLDGTQFDSSRDRGTPFKFKLGQGQVIKGWDEGIKTMKKGENAIFTIPSELAYGSSGSPPTIPPNATLQFDVELLSWASVKDICKDGGVFKKIIKEGEKWENPKDLDEVLVKYEARLDSGTVISKSDGVEFTVKEGFFCPALSKAVKTMKKAEKVLLTVKPQYGFGEKGRPASGDEGAVPPGATLNIDLELVSWKTVTEVGDDKKILKKVLKEGEGYEHPNEGAVVRVKLVGKLADGTVFVKKGHDDEEPLEFKTDEEQVIDGLDQAVLTMKKGEVALLTIPPEHAFGATESKQDLAIVPPNSTVSYEVELVSFEKEKESWDLNTAEKIEAAGRKKDEGNALFKAGKYARASKRYEKAAKFIEYDSSFSDEEKKQAKALKVTCNLNNAACKLKLKDYKQAEKLCTKVLEIDSCNVKALYRRAQAYIHLVDLDLAEVDIKKALEIDPNNRDVKLEYRTLKEKVKEYNKKDAKFYGNIFAKMSKLDHMESNDEESKQEPMTIDSAA, from the exons CTCAGCTGGCGATGAGATGATGAACGACGGCATGGGTATGCCCAATGAACCCCCGGCTCTGAAGGTCGGTGAGGAGAAGGAGATCGGCAAGGATGGCCTCAAGAAGAAGCTCGTCAAGGAGGGTGAGGGCTGGGAAACCCCTGAGGTTGGCGATGAGGTTGAAG TGCACTACACGGGAACGCTTCTCGACGGGACCCAGTTCGATTCGAGCCGTGATCGCGGGACGCCGTTCAAGTTTAAGCTTGGCCAAG GTCAAGTAATCAAGGGATGGGATGAAGGAATTAAGACAATGAAGAAGGGAGAGAATGCAATCTTCACTATTCCTTCTGAACTAGCATATGGTTCTTCTGGTTCTCCTCCCACAATCCCTCCAAATGCTACACTTCAATTTGATGTTGAGCTCCTCTCTTGGGCAAGTGTTAAAGACATATGCAAGGATGGTGGCGTTTTCAAGAAGATTATTAAGGAGGGAGAGAAGTGGGAGAATCCAAAAGAccttgatgaagttcttg TGAAATATGAGGCCCGGCTTGACAGTGGAACTGTCATCTCCAAGTCTGATGGGGTTGAATTCACTGTTAAAGAAG GGTTCTTCTGTCCTGCATTGTCAAAGGCTGtgaaaaccatgaagaaagCTGAAAAGGTTCTGCTCACTGTTAAGCCGCAAT ATGGATTTGGTGAGAAAGGTAGGCCAGCCAGTGGTGATGAAGGTGCTGTGCCACCTGGCGCAACACTTAACATAGATCTTGAGTTAGTCTCATGGAAGACTGTCACTGAAGTTGGGGATGATAAGAAGATTCTCAAGAAGGTGCTCAAAGAAGGAGAGGGTTATGAACATCCTAATGAAGGGGCAGTTGTTAGAG TGAAATTGGTTGGAAAGCTAGCAGATGGCACGGTGTTTGTGAAGAAGGGTCATGATGATGAGGAGCCACTTGAATTTAAGACAGATGAAG AACAAGTGATAGATGGACTTGACCAAGCTGTGTTGACAATGAAGAAGGGTGAAGTTGCTCTTTTGACGATCCCTCCCGAACATGCATTTGGAGCCACAGAATCAAAGCAGGATCTAGCTATTGTTCCACCCAATTCAACTGTGTCCTATGAGGTCGAACTTGTCTCCTTTGAGAAG GAAAAAGAGTCGTGGGACTTGAACACTGCAGAGAAGATTGAAGCAGCTGGCAGGAAGAAGGATGAAGGTAATGCCTTGTTCAAAGCGGGAAAATATGCAAGGGCTTCTAAGAGATACGAGAAG GCAGCAAAGTTCATTGAATATGACTCCTCGTTCAGTGATGAGGAGAAGAAGCAGGCGAAAGCACTGAAAGTTACATGCAACCTTAACAATGCAGCTTGTAAGCTTAAGCTTAAAGACTACAAGCAGGCAGAGAAGCTTTGCACCAAG GTGTTGGAGATCGATAGCTGTAATGTGAAAGCCTTGTACAGAAGGGCACAGGCATATATACATCTTGTTGATCTGGATTTGGCAGAGGTGGACATTAAGAAGGCACTCGAGATTGATCCTAACAACAG GGATGTGAAGCTGGAGTACAGAACTCTCAAGGAGAAGGTGAAAGAGTATAACAAGAAAGATGCGAAATTCTATGGCAACATCTTTGCGAAGATGAGCAAATTAGACCATATGGAATCAAAT GATGAGGAATCAAAACAGGAGCCAATGACCATTGACAGTGCAGCATAA